A genome region from Hevea brasiliensis isolate MT/VB/25A 57/8 chromosome 7, ASM3005281v1, whole genome shotgun sequence includes the following:
- the LOC110665125 gene encoding uncharacterized protein LOC110665125 yields the protein MPAARHFARIGTLELKLQIEKKLGHLKAQKYFDLLSKFLSIKISKSDFDRLCIGTIGRENVRLHNHLLRSIIKNAHFSRTPPPKESKAKGALSVKVPNGYQKSSLQSLCRDFLQSPCKGRSVLSERKFRDRPSPLGPHGKSHTIAFEDSIPKNQEQSTTELLSLVSKPPGSVEDGEEVDQAAGSPSIYSRSPVRAPLGIPLNSKGARKVLCNRLASSYHMGTCQNSGELPDSNSLRKRLEQKLEMEGIKVSVDCADLLNNSLDVYLKRLIKPCMGLAGSRSGGKHTSQGQICSISGLNGVWPVRYFQKPSRSIAVSMLDFQLAMELNPQILGEDWPMQLERFLFRASEE from the coding sequence ATGCCAGCAGCTAGGCATTTTGCCCGGATAGGCACATTAGAGCTAAAATTGCAGattgagaagaagcttggtcatctAAAAGCCCAGAAGTACTTTGATCTCCTCTCAAAGTTTCTGAGTATTAAGATTAGCAAATCTGATTTTGATAGACTTTGCATTGGTACAATAGGGAGGGAAAATGTACGACTTCATAACCACCTCCTCAGATCAATTATAAAAAATGCACATTTCTCCAGGACTCCCCCGCCAAAGGAGAGCAAAGCTAAAGGCGCTTTAAGTGTCAAAGTGCCTAATGGGTATCAAAAAAGTAGTCTTCAATCCCTATGCAGGGATTTTCTCCAATCTCCTTGTAAGGGGAGGTCAGTTCTTAGTGAACGCAAGTTTAGAGATCGTCCTAGCCCTCTTGGCCCTCATGGGAAGAGCCATACTATTGCATTTGAAGATTCAATCCCTAAAAACCAAGAACAGAGTACCACTGAGCTGCTTTCTTTGGTCAGCAAACCCCCTGGCTCTGTGGAGGATGGAGAAGAGGTTGATCAGGCTGCTGGAAGCCCCAGCATTTATAGTAGGAGCCCTGTTAGAGCTCCTCTTGGCATCCCCTTGAACAGTAAAGGGGCACGAAAAGTACTGTGTAATCGCTTGGCATCTTCTTATCATATGGGGACCTGTCAGAATAGTGGTGAATTACCTGATTCCAATTCTTTAAGAAAGAGGTTGGAGCAGAAGTTGGAGATGGAAGGAATAAAAGTTTCAGTTGATTGTGCTGATTTGTTAAATAACAGCCTCGATGTTTACTTGAAGAGATTGATAAAACCCTGTATGGGTTTAGCTGGTTCAAGATCTGGAGGGAAACATACAAGCCAAGGACAAATTTGTTCCATATCTGGTTTGAATGGGGTGTGGCCTGTGAGATATTTTCAAAAACCCAGCAGGTCCATTGCAGTGTCCATGTTAGATTTTCAGCTTGCAATGGAACTAAACCCTCAGATTCTTGGAGAAGATTGGCCAATGCAACTTGAAAGGTTTTTATTTCGTGCATCAGAAGAATGA